One Hemiscyllium ocellatum isolate sHemOce1 chromosome 45, sHemOce1.pat.X.cur, whole genome shotgun sequence genomic region harbors:
- the LOC132835972 gene encoding volume-regulated anion channel subunit LRRC8D-like isoform X1 — protein MIVISASTPFTGRVIQVIPWAGVTAPSGGLTWNIPEAQRCSRSVLGLTPRFSWGMITLMELATLSDTQPTHRLLKPWWDVLMDYLVLVMLMVSLLSATLLISQDKVVCLPCDHVRALNATPRSSSAGAVPPPPRPHPPEGQETSDCGSRRPSGAAGDQLGPAGSKSPSSARRLRAGGYKTNLDFQQYVYISQVCYQKALPWYSKYFPYIALVHTIILLAGGNFWFKFPKTSSKVEHFVAILGKCFESPWTTKAVSETANEDSENSQNRTKMFKSATLEPSEISETGSSLTSHPEVTFEPAVSGSPSMNILDKQDGEQAKALFEKVRRFRAHTEDGDLIYKFYVGQTVVKALKFLVILCYTFTFVDSITFEHVCKPKIKNVTGYSVFFCTHSMAYMLKKLLITYIILIALYGLVCLYTLFWLFRGSLKEYSFEKVREESNFSDIPDVKNDFAFLLHMVDQYDQLYSKRFAIFLSEGCESKLLEMNLNHEWTYEKLRQHVSKNAQGKLELQLFMLSGIPKAVFDMSDLEVLKLELIPDVRLPAKMSQMVGLRELYLYHCPAKVDQIAFNFLREHLHILHVKFTDIGEIPLWVYSLKNLVELHLSGNLNSETNKAIGLESLKELRHLKVLIVKSNLSKIPSNVMELATHLSRLVIQNDGTRLLVLNNLKKLTSLSELELQNCELGRIPHAIFSLSNLQKLDLKANGIQSIEEIVSFQHLKRLSCLRLWHNAISCIPATIGLIRNLEQLYLSNNKLETLPAALFTLRKLRYLDLSHNLLTAVPPDIHLLQNLQHFSITKNKVETLSLQLFSCLKLRSLQLGQNCIAHIPPEIGQLSQLTYLELKGNHLERIPPEIGSCLLLRKNSLIVEDLLFDHLPTEVKEHFTEQDFTSIV, from the coding sequence GGATGATCACCCTGATGGAGCTGGCCACCCTCTCTGACACACAGCCCACCCATCGCCTGCTGAAGCCCTGGTGGGACGTGCTGATGGACTACCTGGTGCTGGTGATGCTGATGGTATCCCTCCTGTCTGCCACCCTGCTCATTTCCCAGGACAAGGTGGTCTGCCTGCCCTGCGACCACGTACGGGCTCTGAACGCCACGCCTCGGAGTTCCTCCGCTGGCGCGGTGCCCCCACCACCCCGTCCTCACCCCCCTGAGGGGCAGGAGACATCCGACTGTGGGAGCAGGCGTCCGTCAGGAGCTGCGGGAGACCAGCTGGGGCCAGCAGGATCCAAATCGCCATCCTCCGCTCGGAGACTGAGGGCCGGAGGTTACAAAACCAACCTGGATTTCCAGCAGTACGTCTACATCAGTCAGGTGTGCTACCAGAAAGCCCTGCCCTGGTACTCCAAGTATTTCCCGTACATCGCCCTGGTGCACACCATCATCCTGTTGGCCGGCGGCAACTTCTGGTTTAAGTTCCCAAAGACCTCCTCCAAAGTCGAGCATTTTGTCGCGATCCTGGGCAAGTGTTTCGAGTCGCCATGGACCACCAAGGCTGTCTCTGAGACCGCCAACGAGGATTCGGAAAACAGCCAGAACCGGACCAAGATGTTCAAGTCGGCCACCCTGGAGCCCAGCGAGATCTCGGAGACCGGCTCCTCGCTGACCTCTCACCCCGAGGTGACCTTTGAGCCGGCGGTCAGTGGCTCACCTTCGATGAACATCTTGGACAAGCAGGACGGAGAGCAAGCCAAGGCTCTCTTCGAGAAGGTGCGCAGGTTTCGGGCTCACACAGAGGACGGGGACCTGATCTACAAGTTCTACGTCGGTCAGACAGTGGTGAAAGCCCTCAAGTTCCTGGTCATCCTGTGCTACACCTTCACCTTTGTCGACTCCATCACCTTTGAGCACGTCTGCAAGCCCAAGATTAAGAACGTCACGGGTTACTCCGTCTTTTTCTGCACCCACAGCATGGCCTACATGCTGAAGAAACTGCTCATCACCTACATCATCCTGATCGCCTTGTACGGCCTGGTCTGCCTCTATACCCTCTTCTGGCTGTTCCGAGGGTCACTGAAGGAGTACTCCTTTGAGAAGGTGCGCGAGGAGAGCAACTTCAGCGACATCCCTGACGTCAAAAACGACTTTGCCTTCCTGCTGCACATGGTGGACCAGTACGACCAGCTCTACTCGAAGCGTTTCGCCATCTTCCTGTCCGAGGGCTGCGAGAGCAAGCTGCTGGAGATGAACCTCAACCACGAGTGGACATACGAGAAGCTGCGGCAGCACGTCTCCAAGAACGCTCAGGGGAAGCTGGAGCTGCAGCTGTTCATGCTGTCCGGCATCCCCAAGGCGGTCTTCGACATGAGCGACCTGGAGGTGCTGAAGCTGGAGTTGATCCCGGATGTCCGGCTGCCGGCCAAGATGTCCCAGATGGTGGGGCTGAGGGAGCTCTACCTCTACCACTGCCCGGCGAAGGTGGACCAAATCGCCTTCAACTTCCTGCGGGAGCACCTCCACATCCTGCACGTCAAGTTCACCGACATCGGGGAGATCCCCCTCTGGGTGTACTCCCTCAAGAACCTGGTGGAGCTGCACCTCTCGGGCAACCTCAACTCGGAGACCAACAAGGCCATTGGCCTGGAGTCCCTCAAGGAGCTGCGGCACCTCAAAGTCCTCATCGTCAAGAGCAACCTCTCCAAGATCCCCTCGAACGTGATGGAGCTGGCCACGCACTTGTCCAGGCTGGTCATCCAGAACGACGGGACGAGACTCCTGGTCCTCAACAACCTGAAGAAGTTGACCAGCCTCTCGGAGTTGGAGCTGCAGAACTGCGAGCTCGGCAGGATCCCGCACGCCATCTTCAGCCTCAGCAACCTCCAGAAGCTGGACCTCAAAGCCAACGGCATCCAGAGCATCGAGGAGATCGTCAGCTTCCAGCACCTCAAGAGGCTCTCCTGCCTCAGACTGTGGCACAACGCCATCTCGTGCATCCCCGCCACCATCGGTCTGATCAGGAACCTCGAGCAGCTGTACCTGTCCAACAACAAGCTGGAGACCCTGCCCGCTGCCCTGTTCACCCTGAGGAAGCTGCGATACCTGGACCTCAGCCACAACCTGCTGACGGCTGTGCCGCCTGacatccacctgctccagaacCTGCAACACTTCTCCATCACCAAGAACAAGGTGGAGACCCTGTCCCTCCAACTCTTCAGCTGCCTCAAGCTGAGGTCCTTGCAGCTGGGTCAGAACTGTATCGCCCACATCCCCCCAGAGATCGGACAGTTATCACAGCTCACCTACCTCGAGctgaaagggaaccacctggagAGGATTCCTCCCGAGATCGGCAGCTGCCTGTTGCTCAGAAAGAACAGTCTGATCGTTGAAGACCTTCTGTTCGATCACCTCCCCACTGAGGTCAAAGAGCACTTCACCGAGCAAGACTTTACCTCCATTGTCTGA
- the LOC132835972 gene encoding volume-regulated anion channel subunit LRRC8D-like isoform X2 — MITLMELATLSDTQPTHRLLKPWWDVLMDYLVLVMLMVSLLSATLLISQDKVVCLPCDHVRALNATPRSSSAGAVPPPPRPHPPEGQETSDCGSRRPSGAAGDQLGPAGSKSPSSARRLRAGGYKTNLDFQQYVYISQVCYQKALPWYSKYFPYIALVHTIILLAGGNFWFKFPKTSSKVEHFVAILGKCFESPWTTKAVSETANEDSENSQNRTKMFKSATLEPSEISETGSSLTSHPEVTFEPAVSGSPSMNILDKQDGEQAKALFEKVRRFRAHTEDGDLIYKFYVGQTVVKALKFLVILCYTFTFVDSITFEHVCKPKIKNVTGYSVFFCTHSMAYMLKKLLITYIILIALYGLVCLYTLFWLFRGSLKEYSFEKVREESNFSDIPDVKNDFAFLLHMVDQYDQLYSKRFAIFLSEGCESKLLEMNLNHEWTYEKLRQHVSKNAQGKLELQLFMLSGIPKAVFDMSDLEVLKLELIPDVRLPAKMSQMVGLRELYLYHCPAKVDQIAFNFLREHLHILHVKFTDIGEIPLWVYSLKNLVELHLSGNLNSETNKAIGLESLKELRHLKVLIVKSNLSKIPSNVMELATHLSRLVIQNDGTRLLVLNNLKKLTSLSELELQNCELGRIPHAIFSLSNLQKLDLKANGIQSIEEIVSFQHLKRLSCLRLWHNAISCIPATIGLIRNLEQLYLSNNKLETLPAALFTLRKLRYLDLSHNLLTAVPPDIHLLQNLQHFSITKNKVETLSLQLFSCLKLRSLQLGQNCIAHIPPEIGQLSQLTYLELKGNHLERIPPEIGSCLLLRKNSLIVEDLLFDHLPTEVKEHFTEQDFTSIV; from the coding sequence ATGATCACCCTGATGGAGCTGGCCACCCTCTCTGACACACAGCCCACCCATCGCCTGCTGAAGCCCTGGTGGGACGTGCTGATGGACTACCTGGTGCTGGTGATGCTGATGGTATCCCTCCTGTCTGCCACCCTGCTCATTTCCCAGGACAAGGTGGTCTGCCTGCCCTGCGACCACGTACGGGCTCTGAACGCCACGCCTCGGAGTTCCTCCGCTGGCGCGGTGCCCCCACCACCCCGTCCTCACCCCCCTGAGGGGCAGGAGACATCCGACTGTGGGAGCAGGCGTCCGTCAGGAGCTGCGGGAGACCAGCTGGGGCCAGCAGGATCCAAATCGCCATCCTCCGCTCGGAGACTGAGGGCCGGAGGTTACAAAACCAACCTGGATTTCCAGCAGTACGTCTACATCAGTCAGGTGTGCTACCAGAAAGCCCTGCCCTGGTACTCCAAGTATTTCCCGTACATCGCCCTGGTGCACACCATCATCCTGTTGGCCGGCGGCAACTTCTGGTTTAAGTTCCCAAAGACCTCCTCCAAAGTCGAGCATTTTGTCGCGATCCTGGGCAAGTGTTTCGAGTCGCCATGGACCACCAAGGCTGTCTCTGAGACCGCCAACGAGGATTCGGAAAACAGCCAGAACCGGACCAAGATGTTCAAGTCGGCCACCCTGGAGCCCAGCGAGATCTCGGAGACCGGCTCCTCGCTGACCTCTCACCCCGAGGTGACCTTTGAGCCGGCGGTCAGTGGCTCACCTTCGATGAACATCTTGGACAAGCAGGACGGAGAGCAAGCCAAGGCTCTCTTCGAGAAGGTGCGCAGGTTTCGGGCTCACACAGAGGACGGGGACCTGATCTACAAGTTCTACGTCGGTCAGACAGTGGTGAAAGCCCTCAAGTTCCTGGTCATCCTGTGCTACACCTTCACCTTTGTCGACTCCATCACCTTTGAGCACGTCTGCAAGCCCAAGATTAAGAACGTCACGGGTTACTCCGTCTTTTTCTGCACCCACAGCATGGCCTACATGCTGAAGAAACTGCTCATCACCTACATCATCCTGATCGCCTTGTACGGCCTGGTCTGCCTCTATACCCTCTTCTGGCTGTTCCGAGGGTCACTGAAGGAGTACTCCTTTGAGAAGGTGCGCGAGGAGAGCAACTTCAGCGACATCCCTGACGTCAAAAACGACTTTGCCTTCCTGCTGCACATGGTGGACCAGTACGACCAGCTCTACTCGAAGCGTTTCGCCATCTTCCTGTCCGAGGGCTGCGAGAGCAAGCTGCTGGAGATGAACCTCAACCACGAGTGGACATACGAGAAGCTGCGGCAGCACGTCTCCAAGAACGCTCAGGGGAAGCTGGAGCTGCAGCTGTTCATGCTGTCCGGCATCCCCAAGGCGGTCTTCGACATGAGCGACCTGGAGGTGCTGAAGCTGGAGTTGATCCCGGATGTCCGGCTGCCGGCCAAGATGTCCCAGATGGTGGGGCTGAGGGAGCTCTACCTCTACCACTGCCCGGCGAAGGTGGACCAAATCGCCTTCAACTTCCTGCGGGAGCACCTCCACATCCTGCACGTCAAGTTCACCGACATCGGGGAGATCCCCCTCTGGGTGTACTCCCTCAAGAACCTGGTGGAGCTGCACCTCTCGGGCAACCTCAACTCGGAGACCAACAAGGCCATTGGCCTGGAGTCCCTCAAGGAGCTGCGGCACCTCAAAGTCCTCATCGTCAAGAGCAACCTCTCCAAGATCCCCTCGAACGTGATGGAGCTGGCCACGCACTTGTCCAGGCTGGTCATCCAGAACGACGGGACGAGACTCCTGGTCCTCAACAACCTGAAGAAGTTGACCAGCCTCTCGGAGTTGGAGCTGCAGAACTGCGAGCTCGGCAGGATCCCGCACGCCATCTTCAGCCTCAGCAACCTCCAGAAGCTGGACCTCAAAGCCAACGGCATCCAGAGCATCGAGGAGATCGTCAGCTTCCAGCACCTCAAGAGGCTCTCCTGCCTCAGACTGTGGCACAACGCCATCTCGTGCATCCCCGCCACCATCGGTCTGATCAGGAACCTCGAGCAGCTGTACCTGTCCAACAACAAGCTGGAGACCCTGCCCGCTGCCCTGTTCACCCTGAGGAAGCTGCGATACCTGGACCTCAGCCACAACCTGCTGACGGCTGTGCCGCCTGacatccacctgctccagaacCTGCAACACTTCTCCATCACCAAGAACAAGGTGGAGACCCTGTCCCTCCAACTCTTCAGCTGCCTCAAGCTGAGGTCCTTGCAGCTGGGTCAGAACTGTATCGCCCACATCCCCCCAGAGATCGGACAGTTATCACAGCTCACCTACCTCGAGctgaaagggaaccacctggagAGGATTCCTCCCGAGATCGGCAGCTGCCTGTTGCTCAGAAAGAACAGTCTGATCGTTGAAGACCTTCTGTTCGATCACCTCCCCACTGAGGTCAAAGAGCACTTCACCGAGCAAGACTTTACCTCCATTGTCTGA